The Stieleria sp. JC731 genome has a segment encoding these proteins:
- a CDS encoding sulfatase codes for MTTSSRLISAFAFLALLSVFKGTREAAAQAKPNIVVMLCDDIRFDALSCAGHPHLKTPNIDKLASEGIYFENMFCTTSLCSPSRATILSGLYAHAHGVTNNFTEYPRDLDSFPLRLQKAGYKTAYIGKWHMGEKNDEPRPGFDHFVTHKGQGQYFDTAFNVNGAGAKVVEGYYTTVVTDMSLDWMKKQSDDEPFMLMIGQKAPHSFYYPEPKYEHAFDHVEVNYPHSSFKLDDKPKWITQRLMTWHGIYGPLFDWRKDFPNDKAEAVTDFAAMVRAYWGTILSVDDSVGRLVDYLDRNGKLENTMFVFLGDNGLLEGEHGMVDKRTAHEASIRVPMIIRYPKWTKSPVRISKQVLTADVAPTILDAAGANPLENIHGASIKPLVSGDDSNWRTEWLYYYNYEKQFPYTPNVRSVRGDRYKYIRYPHGDSSSDKHMAELYDMQADPKETTNLIHLPKFAAIVQEMEGRLARSMESVGLSQANDKMPIDQGIGTELPDESIR; via the coding sequence ATGACAACTTCATCACGACTGATTTCGGCCTTCGCGTTTCTCGCCCTGTTAAGTGTCTTTAAAGGGACTCGCGAAGCGGCAGCCCAAGCCAAGCCGAACATCGTCGTGATGCTCTGCGATGACATTCGCTTCGATGCACTGTCATGCGCCGGTCACCCTCATTTAAAGACGCCCAACATCGATAAGTTGGCGTCCGAGGGGATCTACTTCGAAAACATGTTCTGCACCACCAGCCTTTGTTCGCCCAGCCGAGCAACAATCCTCAGTGGTCTCTATGCACATGCTCACGGTGTGACCAACAATTTCACCGAGTACCCTCGCGATCTAGACAGCTTTCCACTGCGTCTGCAAAAAGCCGGTTACAAAACGGCATACATCGGCAAGTGGCACATGGGGGAAAAGAACGATGAACCGCGTCCGGGTTTCGATCACTTCGTCACACACAAAGGACAAGGTCAATATTTTGACACCGCGTTCAATGTCAACGGGGCTGGTGCCAAAGTCGTCGAGGGCTACTACACGACGGTCGTCACAGACATGTCCTTGGACTGGATGAAGAAACAGTCCGACGACGAACCTTTCATGCTGATGATCGGACAGAAAGCTCCACATAGCTTTTACTACCCGGAGCCGAAATACGAACACGCTTTCGATCACGTGGAAGTGAACTATCCACACTCGTCATTCAAACTAGACGACAAGCCAAAGTGGATCACACAGCGTCTGATGACCTGGCACGGAATCTATGGCCCATTGTTTGATTGGCGAAAAGACTTTCCCAATGACAAGGCAGAAGCGGTTACAGACTTTGCCGCAATGGTCCGTGCATACTGGGGAACGATCCTGTCAGTTGATGATAGTGTCGGTCGTTTGGTCGATTACTTAGACCGGAACGGAAAGTTGGAAAACACCATGTTTGTGTTCTTGGGCGACAATGGGCTTCTGGAAGGCGAGCACGGGATGGTCGATAAGCGAACGGCGCACGAGGCCAGTATTCGCGTTCCAATGATCATTCGGTACCCGAAATGGACCAAAAGCCCGGTTCGCATTTCAAAGCAAGTCCTCACCGCAGACGTCGCTCCGACGATCCTGGATGCTGCTGGAGCAAACCCGCTGGAAAACATTCACGGGGCATCGATCAAACCCCTTGTTTCAGGAGATGACTCCAACTGGCGTACCGAATGGCTGTACTACTACAACTATGAAAAACAATTCCCGTACACACCTAACGTACGCTCTGTGCGAGGTGACCGATACAAGTACATCCGGTATCCGCACGGTGACAGTTCTTCCGATAAACACATGGCTGAGTTGTACGACATGCAAGCAGATCCGAAGGAAACGACAAACTTGATTCACCTTCCCAAGTTCGCCGCGATCGTCCAAGAAATGGAAGGCCGTTTGGCCCGATCGATGGAATCGGTCGGACTGAGCCAGGCGAACGACAAGATGCCAATCGATCAGGGAATCGGAACTGAACTCCCCGATGAATCGATTCGCTAG